Proteins encoded together in one Lathyrus oleraceus cultivar Zhongwan6 chromosome 5, CAAS_Psat_ZW6_1.0, whole genome shotgun sequence window:
- the LOC127080957 gene encoding uncharacterized protein LOC127080957 has protein sequence MDPNHFHYQQAFFNYMQNYQNPNPQNSQIPPVPTNPAIFLPSPNNPNMYPIPQMNSNSMEFSTQVPPFSTQVPPFSTQVGTEKEERVVVKKRSREQFTREEDILLIQSWLNVSKDSIVGVDQKAESFWLRIAASYNQYRGQLRKS, from the coding sequence ATGGATCCTAATCATTTTCATTATCAACAAGCTTTTTTCAATTACATGCAAAATTATCAAAATCCTAATCCTCAAAATTCTCAAATTCCACCGGTGCCAACAAACCCCGCCATATTTCTTCCGTCACCAAACAATCCAAATATGTATCCTATACCTCAAATGAATTCTAATAGTATGGAATTCTCTACTCAAGTTCCACCATTTTCTACTCAAGTCCCACCATTTTCTACTCAAGTTGGTACTGAAAAAGAAGAAAGGGTTGTCGTTAAAAAAAGATCTCGAGAGCAATTTACAAGGGAAGAGGATATACTACTTATCCAATCATGGCTCAATGTTTCAAAGGATTCAATTGTGGGAGTTGATCAAAAGGCTGAGAGTTTTTGGTTAAGAATTGCTGCTAGTTATAACCAATATCGTGGGCAATTGCGGAAGAGTTAG
- the LOC127080956 gene encoding glutathione S-transferase T2, whose amino-acid sequence MVQKFVGCYKIALKGKKSGTSETDVMADAHAIFAQDQGTTFNLEYAWRLLKDEAKWRIIEESIGSSAKITKTYASGASSENPDTTSSYEFNSSSPMERPVGQKEAKRKGKTSEIPNATQDAKNKRAITMDRLA is encoded by the coding sequence ATGGTTCAAAAATTTGTTGGGTGTTACAAAATTGCTCTTAAAGGAAAGAAAAGTGGGACATCCGAGACCGATGTCATGGCAGATGCACATGCTATTTTTGCTCAGGATCAAGGTACAACATTCAATCTTGAGTATGCATGGCGATTGTTAAAAGATGAAGCTAAATGGCGCATCATCGAAGAATCGATTGGAAGTTCTGCAAAAATAACAAAGACTTATGCTAGTGGGGCATCATCGGAGAACCCAGATACAACTTCAAGTTATGAGTTTAACTCATCATCACCAATGGAGCGTCCAGTGGGACAAAAGGAAGCAAAAAGGAAGGGTAAGACATCAGAAATTCCAAATGCAACGCAAGATGCAAAGAATAAAAGAGCAATAACAATGGACAGACTTGCATAA